From a region of the Coleofasciculus sp. FACHB-1120 genome:
- a CDS encoding RibD family protein: MTGFVWRRPSTTVVLAMSADGKIADTRRDRARFSSPGDLAHLEKQIAQADGVLFGAGTLRAYGTTLSVTNPDLLRWRQQAGRSLQPVHIVCSQSANLDLQWRFFRQPVPRWLLTGEAGDKRWQGCSEFERVLKVEATTQGISWIAAFQQFYELGLEHLAVLGGGELVGALMAADLIDEFWLTVCPLILGGATAPTPVEGSGFLADFAPRLELLSVESIEQEVFLHYRRQR, translated from the coding sequence ATGACGGGATTTGTCTGGAGACGACCTTCTACAACCGTTGTTTTGGCGATGAGTGCCGATGGCAAGATTGCCGATACTCGTCGCGATCGCGCTCGATTCTCGTCTCCAGGGGATCTGGCGCACCTAGAGAAACAAATTGCCCAAGCGGATGGAGTTTTATTTGGTGCGGGGACTCTCCGCGCCTACGGTACGACGCTGAGCGTCACGAATCCCGATTTACTGCGCTGGCGACAACAGGCAGGGCGATCGCTCCAACCCGTCCATATTGTTTGCTCTCAATCCGCCAATCTCGATCTGCAATGGCGCTTTTTTCGTCAACCTGTACCTCGATGGTTACTGACAGGAGAGGCGGGTGACAAGCGCTGGCAAGGATGCTCAGAATTTGAGCGGGTTCTAAAAGTGGAGGCGACGACACAGGGAATTAGCTGGATTGCTGCGTTTCAACAATTCTATGAGCTAGGTTTAGAACATCTAGCTGTCTTGGGGGGCGGAGAACTCGTAGGTGCTTTGATGGCGGCTGATTTGATCGATGAATTCTGGCTCACGGTTTGTCCGCTAATTTTAGGAGGAGCGACCGCACCAACGCCAGTAGAAGGGTCTGGATTTTTGGCAGATTTTGCACCTCGGCTGGAACTGTTGTCAGTTGAGTCGATTGAGCAAGAAGTTTTTTTACACTACCGGCGGCAACGTTAG